Genomic window (Tissierellales bacterium):
TGCTGAATATGTAAAAGTAAATAGTAGTAATGTTTTAAAACTGCCTGAAGGAGTAGATTATGAAACAGCAGCTGGAATTGAACCCGCTTGTATTGCAGCTCATGGAATGTATAGGTCAAATATTAAAGTAGGAGATACAATAGCAGTTTTAGGAACAGGGCCAATAGGATTGCTTTTTATACAATGGGCTAAAATATTTGGAGCTAGTGAAATTATAGCCATAGATATATTCGATGAAAAACTTGAAATAGCAAAAAGCTTGGGAGCTGACCATTGTATAAATAGTATGAAAATAGATCCTATAGAAAGGGTTAAAGAGTTAACAGAAGGAAAAAAAGTTGATATAGTAATTGAATCTGCTGGAACACCTTTAACTTGTGCTCAGTCATTATCACTAGCAAAAAAAGGTGGTACTGTAGTATATACAGGAATTCCTTACGGAGATGTAGATATGCCTAGAGAACATTTTGAAAAAATTTTGAGAAACGAATTAACTGTTAAGGGTAGCTGGGTAGCGTACTCATTTCCCTTCCCAGGTAAAGAGTGGACTAGTAGCATAAAATATATGAAAGAAGGCTCTTTAAAAATAGCTCCTTTTATAACTCATAGGATATCCTTAGATGAGCTACCAGAAATGTTTGAAAAAATATATAAGAGGGATATATTCTTTGGGAAAATAATGGTAGAAGTAGATAAATAATACTAGGTGAAAGGAGAAATATAATGAGCAAGTATAGGGAATTAGAAAATAAAGCTAATATTATGAGACAGGATATTATTAAGATGCTCAGTAAATCTCAATCAGGTCATCCTGGTGGTTCTCTGTCAGCTTGTGAGATTTTATCAACATTGTATTTTAAAGAAATGAATATAGATTCAGAAAACCCAGATTGGGAGCACAGAGATCGATTTGTTTTATCTAAAGGACATGGGGCACCTGTACTATATTCTGCATTAGGAAATAGAGGATTTTTTGCAAAGAAAGAACTGAATAACTTAAGAAAATTAGGAGCTATGTTACAAGGTCATCCAGATATGAAGGGAACTCCTGGGGTAGATATGACGACAGGATCTTTAGGACAAGGATTTTCAGCAGCAAGTGGTATGGCATTAGCTGGGAAAATAGATAATAAAGATTATATAGTATATACACTCTTGGGAGATGGAGAAGTACAGGAAGGTATTGTTTGGGAGACAGCTATGTTTGCAGCCCATTATAATTTAGATAATCTAATTGCATTTTTAGATCACAATGGTTTACAAATAGACGGTAAAAATAGTGATGTAATGGATATTGAGCCAATTGACAAAAAATTTGAAGCTTTTGGCTGGCAGGTATTAAATATAGATGGTCATTCTATAGAAGAAATAGTTAAAGCCATAGCAAAAGCTAAAAAAACTAAGGGACAACCTACAATAATAATAGCTAAAACTACAAAAGGTAAAGGTGTATCATTTATGGAAGATCAAGTTGGATGGCATGGAAAGGCTCCATCTGCTAAAGAAGCAGAACAGGCATTAAGAGAATTAAGAGGTGACATAGATGAAAAAAATCATAGCAACTAGAGATGCATATGGTAGTGCTTTAATGGATTTAGGTCATGAAAATAAAGATATTGTAGTATTAGATGCTGATTTATCTGGTTCAACTAAGACTGGAATTTTTGCTAAAGAATTTCCAGATAGATTTTTTAATGTAGGCATTGCAGAACAGAATCTTATGGGAACTGCTGCAGGTTTAGCTGCTGTTGGGAAAATACCTTTTACAAGTACTTTTGCGGTATTTGCTACTGGAAGAGCTTATGAAATAATTAGAAACTCAATTTGTTATCCTAATTTAAATGTTAAAATAGCAGCTACTCATGCTGGATTAACAGTAGGGGAAGATGGAGCTACTCACCAAGCTTTAGAAGATTTAAGCTTAATGCGATCTTTACCAAATATGACAGTATTGAACCCGGCAGACGCAGAAGAGACAAAACAAGCTATTAAAGCATCTGCTGAACATATAGGACCAGTCTATATTAGACTTGGGAGATCTGGTGTACCAACACTATTTGATGAAGATTACAAGTTTGAAATAGGAAAGGGAGTAGAACTGGTAGATGGAACAGATATTACTATTATAGCTACAGGGATAATGGTAGGAGAAGCATTAAAAGCTGCAAATGAATTAAATAAAGAGGGTATATCAGCAAGAATTATTAATATTTCAACTATTAAACCTATAGATAAGGATATAATAATTAAAGCAGCAAAAGAAACAAAAGGTATAATAACAGCAGAAGAACATAATATAATTGGTGGCTTAGGTTCTGCGGTGGCAGAAGTAGTAGTAGAAAACGCTCCAACTAAGATGAAGAGAATAGGTACAATGGATGTATTTGGAGAGTCTGGTACAGGTACTGAACTTTTGAGAAAATATAATTTAACCTATGAAACTATAGTAAAAGAAGCTAAAGATCTATTAAAATAAATTAATCTATAAACTCTTTCAAATCTAATGTAAGATTTCCAACTGTTTAAACATCTTTAGAAATGTTATAGTAAAAAACAGGAGGCTGAGAAAATGGCGATGAATAAAAGAAGTGTAGATATAATTCATCAAATGCTGGCCAGTACAAATCAGAGGCTATTATTAAACGAATTAGCTCGGAAGTATGATGTATCAGAGAGAACCATAAGAAATGATATAAATAGAATAAACCAATTTTTTCATGATAAAAATGGGGAATTATTAAAGCTAGAAATAGGTGGTTCTATAAGGCTAAACAATGAAATTAATAAAAAAGAGCTAAAAAAAGATCTAAAGAATATAGATTTTTATGACTATGCATTGTCTAAAGAAGAAAGAGTTTGTTTAAATATATGCTTATTAGCTTTAATTAAAGTATATATAACTTACCAAGAAATTGCTGAGATTATGTATATATCTAGGCATACTGTTATAAATGACTTTATCGCAACAAAAGAAGTTTTAAAGAAATATAATATAGAAGTACAGTCTCTTTCTAATAAAGGATTGAGACTAAAATGTAAGGAAAAAGATATTAGAAAAATAATAATCAGTATTATAATAAATAATACTAAATTAATAGGACATCTTTTAAGACAGGAAAAAGTAGCTGAATTAATAGGATTAGAAAAAGAAAAGATAGATGAGAAATTGGAAATAATAAGTAGAATTATTAATGAAGCAGAAAATGAAAGTGGACTATATTTAACGGATATTTCTATTGAAAGATTAACTTATTATTTGT
Coding sequences:
- a CDS encoding galactitol-1-phosphate 5-dehydrogenase — protein: MKAARFYGVRDLRVEEVEIPKVEKPDDIILKVKVAGICGSDISKYSKTGPHIAGEIFGHECSGEVVSMGSEVKNLEVGDPVAVVPSIPCYECEQCKQGLYSRCEDLQIIGNREKGGCFAEYVKVNSSNVLKLPEGVDYETAAGIEPACIAAHGMYRSNIKVGDTIAVLGTGPIGLLFIQWAKIFGASEIIAIDIFDEKLEIAKSLGADHCINSMKIDPIERVKELTEGKKVDIVIESAGTPLTCAQSLSLAKKGGTVVYTGIPYGDVDMPREHFEKILRNELTVKGSWVAYSFPFPGKEWTSSIKYMKEGSLKIAPFITHRISLDELPEMFEKIYKRDIFFGKIMVEVDK
- a CDS encoding transketolase yields the protein MSKYRELENKANIMRQDIIKMLSKSQSGHPGGSLSACEILSTLYFKEMNIDSENPDWEHRDRFVLSKGHGAPVLYSALGNRGFFAKKELNNLRKLGAMLQGHPDMKGTPGVDMTTGSLGQGFSAASGMALAGKIDNKDYIVYTLLGDGEVQEGIVWETAMFAAHYNLDNLIAFLDHNGLQIDGKNSDVMDIEPIDKKFEAFGWQVLNIDGHSIEEIVKAIAKAKKTKGQPTIIIAKTTKGKGVSFMEDQVGWHGKAPSAKEAEQALRELRGDIDEKNHSN
- a CDS encoding transketolase family protein is translated as MKKIIATRDAYGSALMDLGHENKDIVVLDADLSGSTKTGIFAKEFPDRFFNVGIAEQNLMGTAAGLAAVGKIPFTSTFAVFATGRAYEIIRNSICYPNLNVKIAATHAGLTVGEDGATHQALEDLSLMRSLPNMTVLNPADAEETKQAIKASAEHIGPVYIRLGRSGVPTLFDEDYKFEIGKGVELVDGTDITIIATGIMVGEALKAANELNKEGISARIINISTIKPIDKDIIIKAAKETKGIITAEEHNIIGGLGSAVAEVVVENAPTKMKRIGTMDVFGESGTGTELLRKYNLTYETIVKEAKDLLK